A part of Heliangelus exortis chromosome 3, bHelExo1.hap1, whole genome shotgun sequence genomic DNA contains:
- the DPY30 gene encoding protein dpy-30 homolog isoform X1 encodes MLLLLSKVTVRPANSGVHIMEAEQIMEGQPQVPENPHSEYGLTENVERIVENEKINAEKTSKQKVDLQSLPTRAYLDQTVVPILLQGLAVLAKERPPNPIEFLAAYLLKNKSQFEDRN; translated from the exons ATGTTGTTGTTGCTTTCCAAGGTTACCGTGCGTCCAGCAAATTCCGGCGTTCACATCATGGAGGCAGAACAGATTATGGAGGGGCAGCCGCAG GTTCCAGAAAATCCCCATTCTGAATACGGTCTCACTGAAAATGTAGAG aGGATagtagaaaatgagaaaataaatgcagagaaaacatCAAAGCAGAAGGTGGATCTTCAATCATTACCCACACGTGCCTATTTGGATCAGACAGTTGTCCCTATCTTGCTACAGGGACTTGCTGTTCTTGCAAAAGAGAG ACCACCAAATCCCATTGAATTTCTAGCAGcatatcttttaaaaaacaagtcaCAGTTTGAGGACCGAAATTAA
- the DPY30 gene encoding protein dpy-30 homolog isoform X2, whose amino-acid sequence MEAEQIMEGQPQVPENPHSEYGLTENVERIVENEKINAEKTSKQKVDLQSLPTRAYLDQTVVPILLQGLAVLAKERPPNPIEFLAAYLLKNKSQFEDRN is encoded by the exons ATGGAGGCAGAACAGATTATGGAGGGGCAGCCGCAG GTTCCAGAAAATCCCCATTCTGAATACGGTCTCACTGAAAATGTAGAG aGGATagtagaaaatgagaaaataaatgcagagaaaacatCAAAGCAGAAGGTGGATCTTCAATCATTACCCACACGTGCCTATTTGGATCAGACAGTTGTCCCTATCTTGCTACAGGGACTTGCTGTTCTTGCAAAAGAGAG ACCACCAAATCCCATTGAATTTCTAGCAGcatatcttttaaaaaacaagtcaCAGTTTGAGGACCGAAATTAA